From the Candidatus Peregrinibacteria bacterium genome, one window contains:
- a CDS encoding SRPBCC domain-containing protein produces the protein MKNTITVQTIVHASIHHVWECWNQPKHIVCWAFASDDWEASSAKNDVRVGGRFSITMAAKDRSASFDFCGTYSNLQEHKLIEYVMDGDDGRHVIIEFRETPDGVEIRESFEMENENSEEKQRAGWQAILENFRKYTEKKDF, from the coding sequence TACAGACGATAGTTCATGCCTCCATTCATCACGTATGGGAGTGCTGGAATCAGCCAAAGCATATCGTTTGTTGGGCATTTGCATCAGACGATTGGGAGGCATCGTCAGCGAAAAACGATGTTCGTGTGGGTGGCAGATTTAGCATTACCATGGCGGCAAAAGACAGGAGTGCAAGTTTCGATTTTTGTGGTACCTATTCCAATCTTCAAGAACATAAACTGATCGAATATGTCATGGATGGGGATGATGGACGACACGTCATAATAGAGTTTCGTGAAACTCCAGATGGAGTAGAAATACGCGAGAGCTTTGAGATGGAGAATGAAAATTCCGAGGAAAAACAACGCGCTGGTTGGCAAGCGATTTTGGAGAACTTTAGGAAATATACTGAAAAAAAGGATTTCTAG